Sequence from the Periplaneta americana isolate PAMFEO1 chromosome 5, P.americana_PAMFEO1_priV1, whole genome shotgun sequence genome:
CAAACTGAGtcgaataatattttattcttgggttctcagccatgtgagttggatagttgcttccaagctttcgatgactggctctgccatcttcttcagggattgaagtgcCATGAGACCATGTCTAGTCAGTAGGGCTTTCCGCTTATATATATACTGGCTAGACATGATCCCATAgcacttcaatccctgaagaTGTCAGAGCCAGTTattgaaagcttggaagcaactatccaactcatatggctgagaacccgagaagaattattccatatccaGTGCCAGGAAAACCTCAAGTCCTACAACAAACTAAGTGTTGGTGTGATGTCACAGGTTACAAAATTGAGAAAAAGCAAGTGCGAAAGAACTAGAACTCAATGTTGAGAGTGAAAAATAAGAGACCATGTCCAGATGTTTTTTTGAAGATATTTTCAACTATTCGTCTGCAGATTACACCAGAATCTCATTTTTACAAAATTGCTGGGTGGTCTGTTGCATAACTCTCTTCAATTATAGGCACTACTTTTTAATACCAAGTTATTTCACATAGCTCTACTTAGATACTGTATAATCTCTTTTTTGTTATAATTGAAAGTCAATAATAAATGAACAGTGTAACTGAATTCATATTTCATCATCATGACTATCTCAATCCTTACGTCATAATGCAAGTATGACAAATAATTAGTGATATTAGCGACACAAAAACTTTGTTCCTGGACTGTGTCATTTTCAAAAAGCCAACTAAAGACTTTGGTATGTAGGCCAaatggaacagtttttttttttttttttacaacagctTTAGTTACCTCTGAAGCACTCTGCCATAACTTCATTCTCATGTCATTCCGCTGTTGCTGATTGACCACagtattaatttaatgtaatagtaaatttgaattatgttatattttattttatttatttatttcatcaatttttgttcATGTCATggccatcactctcaatacaaatataacaaaaactaatacattaTTATGTTATATGTTGAGCACTTAACATACAGTGGAAGTATCTCGTATTTTCTGCTGAATAGCTGCAGCATAAGTCTCCATGTAATTCTTATTCCGCCATCATATCATCAGTAACAAATtagttatatagttaaaaattctAGTTAAAGAGGAAATTGTAAATCTGCTTTGCAGGTATGACGAGTGGCAACTACACCATGTCATCACCATCTTGGATCTACTACCAGGGTTCCCCAAGCGGAGGTCTTTCCATGTCCCACAACAGGTGCCAACAGACGTCCCCAAGCTCGCCCATGACTCAGATGTCCAACATCTCGTCAGTGGACTTCATAGAGAGTGAGCATTCACTCAGCCAGTACCTCCGCGACTTTGAGAACTTTGAGAAGACAGCTGCAGTTGGTAACTTTCGCTTTGCTCATTTGCAGCTTTTCTTCGTCTTTAAtcactgtaaaataatattataggtaTAACTCGACTGAGGTGAGTGGAGACGTGggtgtaatgtgaactatcgtgtTAACGCTATAAGATAGGGTACATTGATGTATGGCTAGTTGGCTGTTTACTTCTGCTCCGTACAGAACCTGGATTGACTATAGTAACCAACCACCATGTCTCTGGACATTACACTCTTGTTAGGTTTGGCAGGTAGAAGAGGGTGAAAGACAAATTTCTAGTATTTTAAAACTAGGACATTTTAGCAGTGAGAGAAAACCTTgatagaaaatcactataaaagGTTgtcattttcttcaaattttatttgaaaaagatccATATTTTAGAAAGAGATATGTGTACTCTAGAAAGAGATGGATGAATTTATATGAAATTGACAATGATTTAGAAAAGATAGGGAGAAATAGAAATATAGACCAAAGACTTTATAAATTCTAGTGAATTCAGATCTTATTGCAGATATTAGTTTATACCTAGAGAAATGATACTTTTTGACTTAATTACTACATGATTATACCTCCTCATTTTGTCTTAGAGTTGTGTAGGATAAAGTGTATATTATGTGAAAGTTTGAAATTATATGTGGACAGTTATTTAAACACCTTCAGTCCCTTAGTGTGCAGGCAGAGCGTTACCTCGGAAATGTTTCTTGAATTTATATCCCAAATGAGAAGTTACACTcaaaagtatattttttctgactTACTTGTTTGTGAAAGAATACTGAAATCTACCTTTAGTATTTTTTTGTTGTCATAGGTAACAAATTAGTTTGTGCTTTTAAAAAATTGGGACTTTTATGATGAGTGCTGTTTATTGACTTTTTATAAGTACTGAGCTCAGAGAACCTAAGTTTATCTTAAGAAATTCTAAGGACTTCAGTTACAGACAGTCCAAATGCCACCAAGTTATGGGATCACTGatgagaaggaaaaagaaattcattcatatattctGTCCATTATCTTGAACTGAATGGAGCCAGGTGACTGCATTGTGGAAGATGCTCATTGAGTCCTGAGTGTTTGAAAGCATTAAACCAGTCAAACTCTGTATTGAGTGTCTGTTTCATTTCTGTAGATGGAAAGCACAGCCGACAAAATCAACAAGTTTTTAGGTGttttggagaagaagaagaataatgccGAAAACTTTTATACCCAGACAAGAGTAAATTTTGGTGAAGTTAGGAGTTAATAATGTACATGCATCACATGGTTTATACTTTATTCAGAAGCTGAATCTGTCCTAGGTCAAAGTGTGGAACAGCCCTCAAACTTGCTGAGTTCCTTCTGGAGTCATCCAGCCACTCGAACTGCTGCTGAAGTGCCCCCTATGCTGCGTCGCTGTTCTTATCAGCTAGCTTCACCCACTACAGGTGTGATATTAAAGAGCTCATAAGTTGTTCACTAAGTCTTATATCATCCCATAATAAGCATGCAACATGAGATTTAAACAGAAAAAACTGTCCAACTTTCCAGAAATTattctgattttattttaaaaaggaaaCAATATTGGTTGCCAAGGCTATTTGAAAGCACCTGTACAAACTAAATAGATTCTCTGAAGAGAATGAGAATTCATTGTTTTATTGGAGTTTTGCGATGAGTGTCcagatatattatttttgggCAATATTAACTGCACTACGTATACCATGTTTACACGCGTAATAGatgcactttttttttataactaaAAACTAGAGTGTGTCCTTTATGcgagaaaaaagattttattgggggggggggggggggaacacacACATTATAGGTGCGCTAGCTCGAATGCTgaaataatggataaaatatgtaACGATATATGGGCCGTGACTAATTTATATATCATTTGTGTCGCACTTAAGATGATCGATAGTTAGCAACAGTTGTATAAACAGATGATATGtaacttgtaacaatgaatacATGAACAATAAGAGAAGACACTTTATTGTTAAGATGATCGATAGTTAGCAACAGTTGTATAAACAGATGATATGtaacttgtaacaatgaatacATCAACAATAAGACAAGACACTTTATTGTTAAGATGATCGATAGTTAGCAACAGTTGTATAAACAGATGATATGtaacttgtaacaatgaatacatcaacaataagacaagacactttattgttattattaacactagcCTTACCTCATTCATTGTCAGATGCAGCTATCATTTGTCAGAGATTCACATTCCTCAATGCGTCTGTTACgcgggatttattattattttaacgcgAAAAATTGGGGTGCATCCATTACGCGAATAAATATAGTAGCCTatttagcgaaaaaaaaaaaaaaagcattaagtCAACAATCACACACGAACAGAATTGCTCTCCTTACTATAAACCAATATATGCACCACTTCACTTTGAAAACTGAACTACAATACAAGGGTAAGAAATGAGAATGTACCGTacaagagaagagagaaagagatattGTTCTTGTCCCCTACAGTTCCTACAATCCCTTGGCAATAATTCGTCATTGGTTCAAAGTAAGACATACATAGACAGAAAAGGAAACCATTCTAGCTTCTTTGTCATCTTTACCCAGGCATTTGTCACCCTCTCCACTCTTCCCTCTAAAATATCTACACTTAAGGGGCACACAATTCAGTGAAAGATGCTACTAGCCTCCTTGACTTAATATGCATctgctttttttttatcttatgcCAATAGTGCTTCCCCCGAAAGACCACTTTAACTAAATACACTGCATGTGATCTTCCATTATCTAGAGATTACGTGCTTGCTTCTGGACAGGCTCAAACATGGTTGAAGACAATggagtttaaataaaaattgtatgtgaGGATTCCATTGAGTGAGGAAATAAAGCTGTTGACTCTATGCTATATATTTACAGCATATTATAGATCTGATTGTTTACAAAGAAGGTTGACTAAAGAAAAAATTCTATGACTAGACCTGGCATTAATCTGTTCTTAACATTATTTGGCAATAGATAGCACCAcgataaaaattgtaaatgtttctGTTGTCCTTGGttggaaaaaataaaacatatttattaaaaatatcaagTGTAATGATATCTGTGAAAGTCTGCTGTCTGTCTGTAAAACAAAcgggctcaggttcaaatcctggttgagacaagttatcagacctccccccccccccccccccaacgaattgaagcagaattgctgggtaactttttgtGTTGCATCTTTGCTCATTTCGCCATTCTTAATTTCAGCTTAATTTATCCTCATTTAGTAGTTTCAGATCAACATAGGATGCATCAGGATATAGCACTGTTGACTTGCATATAGATGGCATTGTTCTGAGTAGGCTGCAGAATTCTCAGCAGGGTGAAGGGCCTTTATTGCAGACTCTGTTCGAACTGAGTGTTGTGTAGCTAAATTCGTAGATGACCCCACTTACAGGAATGTGGTCCTACGACTTAAACAGTTATACCTATGAGAGAagtagtaagcacaataagcctcaggtggagtaacagtcagcgcatctggccgcgaaaccaggtggcccgggttcgaatcccggtcggggcaagttacctggttgaagttttttccgggtttttccctcaacccaatacgaacaaatgctgggtaactttcggtgctggaccccgaactcatttcaccggcattatcaccttcatttcattcagacactaaataacctagatgttgatacagcgtcgtaaaataacccaataaaaaaaacaataagccTCAAGCTACAGTTCAAGTCTTCAGGTCCCTCCTCACTAAAAGAGAGAGATATCTACGAACATAATAAATGTAAGTATGCAAAttgaaaatgtgtataaatttaggTGAGAAGATTCAGTGATTGTGTAAAGTGCTCAGAACTGCACACAGTTACCCTACCAATTTATGCGGTCTTGGAGAGTTATGAAAATCTTTTCTCAATGGAGCACATAGTGCAACTAAGATAATATTGAGGAATTTCAAACCTCGTATGTCCCAATTTTGGAAGACGAATATAGCATTTGCGAACATTTGgcaacaaaatttttaattgtgttgttgttttactgttataaatttTCTCTTTGAGATAATGAAACAAAGAATGAATTCTGGAATGTTGGacatatttctaaaaataatatgatttacATACAATTACTTTGCGTTATAATGCTTTTGTTGCATAACTACATAACTTAGATGAAGTATTGGATAATTCAGTTGAACTGATCCTCTTCTGTATTCAGTGCCCACAACTGGAAGTCCAGGAATCCAGGCTGATGATACAGGGTCACTATCATCCTCTTTGTACCAGAGTCAGGATGTCTGGCGACGAGTCCGGGTGAATCCTACAGTTCTCACACAGTGGAACGCGAATTTGCGAATGGTATTACATACCATTGTATGCAGATAAATATAGTATTGGCTTATAGGATATTCAGTGCCTACAATTCTTTCCTGAAAATTAAATGTTATGCATGAGAATGTTAGATGAGAGGTctagaatgaaatgtttaaaattgaaaaataaataaataaataaattgcatcaACAACTCACAAcctcctcctttttcttcttcttctttgtatCAATGTGTTTCTTGAGGAAaaaaattacgcgagtaaatacgttagtcttcagatgttattaaatgtcatttcagttacacatttttctcacttatgcaggttcccccccccccccagatccCCATAAAAGTGTATAAATGGAGTTTTACTGTACCGTCACTTCATTTGTTTCTAATATTTGCCTCATAAGTCAGAACAGGTCGTATTATTGTCTTATATTTCCAGGTTCCATTCTTAAACATATGTTGCACCACATTGTATGAGTTaagttttatttacttaatattttactTCGCTTTCTACCTCACAATTGCTCTTTTATTTCAATTCTTAGACATTTGTACATGACCACTTATTCTGTTACTTCACTTTGTATTTCTAACTTACTCCATGCtatcaaaaattttatttttcttgttctgtTTCTTATTGTGTTTCTGGCATTTaaaagactatatatatatatatatatatataataataataatcttgaaaGGTTACCTTCATTGTCGGGATTATGATTAAAACTGCTTCATCAACATAACaaatagcatttatttatttttttttcctttctgtgtATTATTTTGTGTCACTTATACTATAcctttcatctcattcataacCAAATTGAATAATGAGTAAACTTGTTGACCCATTGTtgtgttgaaatttttttaagataaaaCACCATTACATCTAATTCAGTTGAATTTTTCGGAGTGGTATGTTCTTAATTAAAACAATTAGTCCATTTGGGACATTATTTCTTTctaagatgtttaaaacagtttgTAATTCAAGTTCATCAAATATTTTGTCGAAATCAACAAAACTAAAGTTTGGAGTTGCATTGTATTTAAAACATTTGTCTAGTCATGAATATTGTGTCTATACATGAGTGTCTTCTCTGGAACCCTTGCTCTTTATCATAGCTAGATAATTTCGTTCATTTTCCTGAAACTTGATGGAAAGGAACAAACTATGACATTAGAATATATGAAATGCTTAAAATATCACTATCATAATGAAACGATATGTTTGGTTTTCAACAGTCAGTTGTTATGCAGACGAATGCGAAAAATTATAATACATTGTCACCTCAGAAACTATGAACCAGGTTCTTAAAACATAACTAAGACACAGTAAAACGCTGTAACAAGCTGTCATATTAGAATGTAAAATACCACATTGCTACTTGATCGGTACACAAGCAGAATGGTTATTTGCTTGGCatgcaataatatttatattttgcatgttaTATCACAAACTTTGTTTTTCTATGTAGATATCAGTAAAAAATGTTGCTTTGAGAGATACTTATATTCTGTGAAGTTAAAGTGTTGGAAACCTAGTGATGTTGTAATAGGAAAATGGTATATGATCGGATGTAAATAAAGTGTATATTACTTGGAGTAGAAAATAGCATTGTCTGCTGTGGCAGTGGATCTCCCAGACAATCTTGGACCGCCTGGTGAAGGAGATTGAGGCAGTGGATGAGGCCTTGCAGCGGCACGGCCTGGCAGATGTGCGAGTGGGCTCAGTTGGTCTGGAGCGCCTCAAGAAAACTGCACAAATCTTGCAAGTGGCTCAAAACATCCCCACACTGATGAGCCTCGTCCCCTTCCTGGACCTCACGTCCAACCAGGAGTACCTTGTCACAAGGATCAAAGGTATCCCAGTCTTACCATGTGTCAGTTACCCCATGATTATTATctcgataaaaataaatatggtttCGCATTGTGTTGCAGAGCTGGCTAAAGGTGGCTGCATGAGTGAGTATCGATGGAATGGTGGTGGCAGCATGCATAACAAGGACTGGGAGGAACATCTGCCTACAGATGCAGCTGTAAGTGCAAATTTCAGTACCGTAAAACTTCTATGTAACACTCTTAAAAGGACCGGatgataagtgcattataaggtgaaaaatgttgtaagagaaaaatgaaattttcttaaACACAAACTTTCAAAATGTAACATTGATCTGTATTTTATTACCAAATGTATACACCATAGGTGGTTTTACATGAAGACAATTACTGTAGGCTATTAAAGTGTTCCTTTAACGATACCATCGCCTTTTCTGTCTTCGAACTTACAGCGTCATTCTCAATAGATTTTTTCATCATAACCATTAAGAGTTCATCCTAGACTCACATCTTTCAAGGGATTTTATGAACTGATCTTCCAGTGCATAGTTTATCTCCCTCTTATTCTCAGTTGTTTTGGTCTTATATTGATAAAATTTCTTTAGGTACCTTTTcagtttctttctatatgtttatGTTATTATCATTGGTAATCATCAGTTTTGCCAAGTATGCGATGATAGCAAACTCCTTTCTGATGCCGTTGTTTCTAACATAGTCAATCATACAGTATTTAGCATTAAAAGAAACTCATTTCTCCAACAtctttacataataattttgttaGTGCAACTCTGTAATGTGTAAAGCAGTCTAGGTTCTGCCATCTTGTTTTCTTATACAGTATAGTGTTCTCGTATTGTGTCACATATAATTTAAaagttacagtagaaccccgattatccgtcaccctattaaccgatcggcggattatccgactagcTTCCTCACGCTTtttctttttgctgcagaaaaaaaaactatgcgaagttctgtaggcctaccttacgtTGTTAGtactaggcctatacatatttttttctagagagggttattacaaTCCTTTGTCACTAGCATTACACAATATGTAGTAGGAATACTTCTGCCATTGTCGGCAACGTAAATAGTTGCTTCTGGGAGGGAatgttttcccaacttgtaaaatagtcacgaCCTGCTTTCAGAGAAATGTCTCCAAGAACTTCCACACATTTGCAAACCCATGCACCATTCAGTATTATCCTTCTGTTCAAGTGACCATACTTTATTATTTGTCTGCatgaatgtcaaaagaaaacttgtgCTAATTATCGAAAGAATGTGCAAATAGTTGAGCGGCtttggaaaagagaaactgtggtacatttcgcatcagaatacgagattgtcGTTACAACTGTGggcgatttaataaaaacaatgatAAAGTGCTACATAATAATGTACgacattttgtttgttatttattacgAGCATAATATTGCACAGTGTAGTGTCTAGTACGAAGACATCAGTGCATGGAGCACGACAGGAACTTTAAATTACCTATGAAACTGTATTGATGAACTTAATTGATGAAAATCATTcctggtacggattatccgactttttcgattaaccattcagttcACTCCCttcattaccgcggataatagaggttctactgtacttagattgttgaaattgtttttatgttgtatccTAGATATAAAAGGAACTGGTTTGTTCAACTGATGAAGAGTGATGAAAATCCAAATAGAACTTCGACAGGAAAAATCTTAAAAtcaattataataatgatttgCAGCTTGTGCAAGAATATCATCATGCCATATCAGAGGAACAACACATACAACATTCAAATTAGTTGAGTCAGTTGACGGAAAACTAAAAATCATTCTGATATGTGAGCCTGCTAACCTttctattattaaatattaaaatacacttcaaattaaatttatttattaataaattattgttaagtaatttatatttcttataagTCCCCCCCTTCATTCATTCTTCTCCATGAGAAATACACTGCAATTAACTCGCATGCAGTTAGGGAGTTGTCATTTTCTTTAGTAAAGATAGGCATAAGAAGTGTGAAATTATAGCatttgtgtgtgcgtgcgtgcgcgcgcttTTTACAATGTTTAGTTAAATAATTATAGTTTCAATTATGTTgctaaaaaaagacaaaaaaccaTGAAAAAAAAAGCAATAGTAGTAAATTGCACAGTTATATATTGATAACACATTTTGCTTTAACATTATAACACAGACTGAACATTCCTATTTAAATTCAGTGGCAAtcgacatttattttttttttttttaccaatgccaccaggttgtcttttcgacatttatggtcttctctcctggcattggcttagttgtaacccacttctgaggctGGGACACCTGGAAGGCaaagttacattaccccgatgattatgattatgtggtgccaggagaggtcttaaatgtaaacttaacctaaattccagaccatggatgaacacaggaataatcccctttaaggaaaaattcctgtgctctaacggGGAATCGAATCCGGAATCTCATGAACTATAGTCAGAAggtctgaccactagaccatgaggctggttgGAATTGGCAgttactgtaaaataaaaatcaacaattGAAATACTACAACCAGCTTGTGCCTCCCTTCACCCTTACCCGTAATGATATTCCTGTCGATGTCATAGAGTATCAGAGTTAAACACTCTGGTCCACGTGTTCTgtaggatgattatgattatgtggtgccaggagagatcAATATTGTGTATGTGTGGTTCATGGTATGTCAGACTCCACAAAAGTGAAGTTCCTGGTTGTATCTTGAAGGACGAAATGAAATCTgaaaaatttattcaaatttaaattataaaaggaTTATCCATTCTTCATAGTCACTCTTATTttgttgaaaatacaatttattgtgGTAATATCCATTTATGGCATTAATTCGGAATAATGAAACTGCAGTTATGATGAAATGTAAAGGAAACTGAAAAGAGGAGCAGAAAGCatgcttcttatttttattgcaattgagatattttcatgtCTTTAGGCATAAGTATTAGAGCCCATCATAGGTTAATAATATAGGTACATGTACATTTATTGCAGCTAGATAAACAGACCTGGAGATGTTTTCACTTACATTACCTCGAAATtcttcattattgtaaaaatgttaagtGTCATTGTATTTGTGATTGTGTTGTAGATTGTGATGCACCTCTTTGCAACATATTTGGACTCTCAGCTTCCACCACTGCCTCAGAACCCAGATGGCCGCCCTTTCACATCACAGCACTTTGCCAAGACCCCTGACAAGCCTCCACAAGGGAAGAACACACTTGCAATCTACCAGGTGCAGATCAACCCCCCACACTATGTCCTGCTGGAAGGTGAAGATACTTTGGAAGTCGCGAAGGTACAGAAGATTTCAGTTTGTATAAAGTGTGTAGTAACTGGCTTGTTCAGCTTGTGTAACCTTTGATATTATGTCCATTGCAGGGCCGCAACAACTTGTTCCACACGCTGTTGCTGTTCCTCCATCAAGTGAAGACAAAGGAGCATGGCATGCTGGGGAGAGTAAACCTGGGACCATCAGGTGTCAACCTGCTATGGGTCATACAGACATGACACGTGACAATTAGCAGTGTGAGTGGCTTCTTCCCCTTCCATTTCCACGCATCTATTGAATACATAGTTGAATCAGTTTTTTGGACTAGCATCTATGTGTTCACAGACAACAAACAGTTAGTCTGTGCACTTATTGTATGAATATCTCAAGTGAAGTGCATTAGTAACATTATTCTACTCCATCAGTGTCAGCATACGCCAGTAAGTATGGTGAAGATGTCATGGGCCTTAGTATAGAGTTTAAGTGATAGAAACGTTTCCCATAAGATAGGGATAATCTTAGATTATGATGTGTGTACAGGTTGCTCAAGAACTGTGAGAACAGAATACGAGAGTCATGGTGTTCGACATGTGCATTTTCGGTAATGGAAAACATGCATGGATTTTATTTGCTATTTGGGTAGCTACTCACAGTGAGAAATATGACATTCTCATAATATGAAGCTTCATGAAACGAGTACCTTTGATTGAGGTCAGGgctgtcagaagaagaacaatattgtttgtatacatctggtctgattagtgtaatatgttatagtcgcgacggtgttatttccagcgtgactccgcctcttcgcttatgtcttaggaagtgaaggctctataaagactaggtagtagtatcgttcgccatttttgttctttcgttcccgagctaccatacgaggaatctatttgccacaccgttaaacattatcatgtcgttgctcctatgataataaatcaaacgcactgtaattcagcaaataattgagcggcaaataacgtcttcgtgtgctttctgcgaacaccaacgaaagagccaaaatggcgggcgattatatt
This genomic interval carries:
- the LOC138699691 gene encoding transmembrane protein 209 isoform X2, whose product is MNYRGGRVQTPVLDRTLQVTQETHKTRHSLMWGCVNAILLAVVLYDVIYTCPMYTATMIYVEWVIALVLALNMAYHFGLYLRRSFYLEPVILTPNQKKLMGISDSDPHFKVASSPASMSKTSASIHSELFSSTPMNLSATSWRSSLMSSPNDSMTSGNYTMSSPSWIYYQGSPSGGLSMSHNRCQQTSPSSPMTQMSNISSVDFIESEHSLSQYLRDFENFEKTAAVGQSVEQPSNLLSSFWSHPATRTAAEVPPMLRRCSYQLASPTTVPTTGSPGIQADDTGSLSSSLYQSQDVWRRVRVNPTVLTQWNANLRMWISQTILDRLVKEIEAVDEALQRHGLADVRVGSVGLERLKKTAQILQVAQNIPTLMSLVPFLDLTSNQEYLVTRIKELAKGGCMSEYRWNGGGSMHNKDWEEHLPTDAAIVMHLFATYLDSQLPPLPQNPDGRPFTSQHFAKTPDKPPQGKNTLAIYQVQINPPHYVLLEGEDTLEVAKGRNNLFHTLLLFLHQVKTKEHGMLGRVNLGPSGVNLLWVIQT
- the LOC138699691 gene encoding transmembrane protein 209 isoform X1; this encodes MSDRNCCGMNYRGGRVQTPVLDRTLQVTQETHKTRHSLMWGCVNAILLAVVLYDVIYTCPMYTATMIYVEWVIALVLALNMAYHFGLYLRRSFYLEPVILTPNQKKLMGISDSDPHFKVASSPASMSKTSASIHSELFSSTPMNLSATSWRSSLMSSPNDSMTSGNYTMSSPSWIYYQGSPSGGLSMSHNRCQQTSPSSPMTQMSNISSVDFIESEHSLSQYLRDFENFEKTAAVGQSVEQPSNLLSSFWSHPATRTAAEVPPMLRRCSYQLASPTTVPTTGSPGIQADDTGSLSSSLYQSQDVWRRVRVNPTVLTQWNANLRMWISQTILDRLVKEIEAVDEALQRHGLADVRVGSVGLERLKKTAQILQVAQNIPTLMSLVPFLDLTSNQEYLVTRIKELAKGGCMSEYRWNGGGSMHNKDWEEHLPTDAAIVMHLFATYLDSQLPPLPQNPDGRPFTSQHFAKTPDKPPQGKNTLAIYQVQINPPHYVLLEGEDTLEVAKGRNNLFHTLLLFLHQVKTKEHGMLGRVNLGPSGVNLLWVIQT